Part of the candidate division KSB1 bacterium genome, CTCGGGGACTCCTTCGCCACGAGGCGATCAACCCCAGTATGGCCAAGCCGAGCAGCGGACCGAAGGTCACGATGCTCGCCACTTTGGACAGCCTTTCGTTCTGCTTGAAGCCGGTTGAGGGCACCGGGTAGAGGCGCCAAAACGCCACCGCCTTGCTGGCGGCCAAACGGAGAAAGCGAACGGGCTGCTGGCGAATGAAAGCCAAGCCGGTGGCGTAGTAGATGCGGTCCCGCTCCACCTCGGAACTGGCCTGGTCTAACCTTTGGGCCAAGTCAGGGGGCAAGGCCACTTCGTTCCCTGTATCTGCCGTCGCCGCCGGGTTATTGCCAAGCCAGAAGTTGCGCCCCCCGTTGGTAGTCAGAGTGAATGCGCCCAGGCGCACGTAGTTTCTGGCGACCCATGGTGCAATAGTGGCAATTGCGACCAGCAGAGAGAGCGCGGCCATCCAGGCCAGCATGCGTCGGCGAACGCCCGGCACCCAGCAATACCACGCCACAAAGAAGGGCAGCGCCGCCAGAAGATTCGGCCTGATCAGCAACAGCGCCCCCAGCAACGTACCAAGGCCCACGAAGCGCAGGGTTCTTGGCTCATCGCAGGCGCGAATGAAACGGTACACGGCATAGGCCAAAAGGAACACGCAAAGGGCCTCCGAGTACAACACCCCTGCCACATAAACGAAGTAAGGATACAGCGCACAGATGCCGGCTGCGATGCGCGCCACTCGCCGATCAAACAAGCGCAACGCGAGCAGGTAGACCACGCCCACCAACGCGGTGGTCAAAACTGATTGCACTATGCGCACTGCCGCCAAACTCCGGCCAAAGAGTAGGTAGATGAGTGCCAAGAAGGCCGGATAGCCAACTGGCCGATATGCAGTGGCGCGTCCCTGCTCGTCCACGTAACCGTTGCCGGCCACCAATGAGCGGGCCAGATGGTCGTAGGCATTCTCGTCTATCGGCCAGTAGAGCCTGTTCTCCAGACTCGCCACGAAGAGCAGGCGAGCCGCCAGGGCCAGCAAGGAGATAACGACAAAAACGCGGTCTGCCAGCAGTTGTCTAACGGTTCGTGGCATACCGGAACACACCTCCGCCATAGGTTCCCGCATAGAT contains:
- a CDS encoding glycosyltransferase family 39 protein, coding for MPRTVRQLLADRVFVVISLLALAARLLFVASLENRLYWPIDENAYDHLARSLVAGNGYVDEQGRATAYRPVGYPAFLALIYLLFGRSLAAVRIVQSVLTTALVGVVYLLALRLFDRRVARIAAGICALYPYFVYVAGVLYSEALCVFLLAYAVYRFIRACDEPRTLRFVGLGTLLGALLLIRPNLLAALPFFVAWYCWVPGVRRRMLAWMAALSLLVAIATIAPWVARNYVRLGAFTLTTNGGRNFWLGNNPAATADTGNEVALPPDLAQRLDQASSEVERDRIYYATGLAFIRQQPVRFLRLAASKAVAFWRLYPVPSTGFKQNERLSKVASIVTFGPLLGLAILGLIASWRRSPRENLAFLCLFIGFDVAHALYIAIVRLRLPLDVFLMPFAGFGVVWLVQRWRAAGGTKPGAEQVKSAEVKWEATAYRR